One region of Blattabacterium cuenoti genomic DNA includes:
- a CDS encoding carboxy terminal-processing peptidase, protein MNTKIKKIKHIIICFFIIFLFSFCSPLVEKEKHHIILKTIYNTLYFLHPNPILINNQFSKKVYNKFFEKLDNQKRFFIQKDIEDLSLYKEKIDDFWIHGDSTFFKIIIKRFYQRIKEAEFICNNILKKPFNFNKKEIYFFGEKNYYFSKNKKECVEKWRKYLKYLTLLEIINSKSNILKNYKKKTWKNAFFNEEKKYRKKVEEHIKKYFRILNQKKEFDWFSMYVNTITYQYDPHTNYLSPKEKEIFDLNISGQIEGIGVELKDEKGYATIMKIIVGGPTWKNKKIEIGDKIIRVAKNINYESKNIVGMLLENSIRLIRGKKGSKVKLTLQKKDGSLQEVILTRDIIEKKEIFAKSVIISDKNKNKYGLICLPVFYFNPENKNGRNAAKDIKKIIKKFKKENIKGILIDIRNNGGGSLDVVINIAGFFLGKVPIVQIGSKFYSKKKIKNSNHEILWKGPLVVLVNELSASASEIFAASIADYKRGIIVGSSQTYGKGTVQTIYPLNKFLFFNKELGSLKFTINKFYRVNGSSTQLKGVNSDIIIPSNTTTLKMMEKNYQNSMRWDSIDSIDFHYWNSDKNLDKIKHKNIILLKKKKDFMTIYKAMQSLEKKILRINSFSLNWKEFYNEYIRIKKRNENFKKLRNNFNIYGLRAFPPSYKIIVNKNELEEEKEWIKNIKKDFYISECVNILGDFNENP, encoded by the coding sequence GTGAATACTAAAATAAAAAAAATTAAACATATAATAATCTGTTTTTTTATCATTTTTCTATTTAGTTTTTGTTCTCCATTAGTAGAAAAAGAAAAACATCATATAATACTTAAAACAATATATAATACACTTTACTTTTTACATCCTAATCCTATTCTTATTAATAATCAATTTTCAAAAAAAGTATATAATAAATTTTTTGAAAAATTAGATAATCAAAAACGTTTTTTTATACAAAAAGATATAGAAGATCTTTCTTTATACAAAGAAAAAATAGATGATTTTTGGATTCATGGTGATTCTACCTTCTTTAAGATCATTATCAAACGTTTTTATCAAAGAATAAAAGAAGCAGAATTTATATGTAATAACATATTAAAGAAACCTTTTAATTTTAATAAAAAGGAAATTTATTTTTTTGGAGAAAAAAATTATTATTTTTCAAAAAATAAAAAAGAATGTGTTGAAAAATGGAGAAAATATTTAAAGTATTTAACTTTATTAGAAATAATAAATTCAAAATCAAATATATTAAAAAATTATAAAAAAAAAACTTGGAAAAATGCGTTTTTTAATGAAGAAAAAAAATATAGAAAAAAAGTAGAAGAACATATAAAAAAATATTTTAGAATATTAAATCAAAAAAAAGAATTCGATTGGTTTTCTATGTATGTTAATACTATCACATATCAATATGATCCTCATACTAATTATTTATCTCCTAAAGAAAAAGAAATTTTTGATTTAAACATATCTGGACAAATAGAAGGAATAGGTGTAGAATTAAAAGATGAAAAAGGATATGCAACAATAATGAAAATTATTGTTGGTGGACCTACATGGAAAAATAAAAAAATAGAAATAGGAGATAAAATTATAAGAGTAGCTAAAAATATAAACTATGAATCTAAAAATATTGTAGGTATGTTATTGGAAAATTCTATTCGTTTAATAAGAGGAAAAAAAGGTAGTAAAGTTAAATTAACTCTTCAAAAGAAAGATGGATCTTTACAAGAAGTAATTCTTACTAGAGATATCATAGAAAAAAAGGAAATTTTTGCTAAAAGTGTAATAATATCTGATAAAAATAAAAATAAATATGGTTTAATATGTTTACCTGTATTTTATTTTAACCCTGAAAATAAAAATGGAAGAAATGCGGCTAAAGACATTAAAAAAATTATTAAAAAATTCAAAAAAGAAAATATTAAAGGTATTCTTATAGATATAAGAAATAATGGAGGAGGTTCTTTAGACGTAGTAATAAATATTGCTGGTTTTTTCTTGGGGAAAGTTCCTATTGTTCAAATAGGTAGTAAATTTTATAGTAAAAAAAAGATAAAAAATAGTAATCATGAAATTTTATGGAAAGGACCACTTGTAGTTCTTGTTAATGAATTATCAGCTTCTGCTTCCGAAATTTTTGCTGCATCTATAGCAGATTATAAAAGAGGAATTATTGTTGGAAGTAGTCAAACATATGGTAAAGGAACAGTTCAAACTATTTATCCATTAAATAAATTTTTATTTTTTAATAAAGAATTAGGTTCTTTAAAATTTACTATCAATAAATTTTATCGTGTTAATGGTAGTTCCACTCAATTAAAAGGAGTTAATTCAGATATAATTATTCCAAGTAATACAACAACATTAAAAATGATGGAAAAAAATTACCAAAATTCTATGAGATGGGACTCTATAGATTCTATAGATTTTCATTATTGGAATAGTGATAAAAATTTAGATAAAATTAAGCATAAAAATATTATTCTATTAAAAAAAAAAAAGGATTTTATGACTATTTATAAAGCTATGCAATCATTAGAAAAAAAAATTTTAAGAATAAATAGTTTTTCCTTAAACTGGAAAGAATTTTATAATGAATATATAAGAATAAAAAAAAGAAATGAAAATTTTAAAAAATTAAGAAATAATTTTAATATATATGGATTACGTGCCTTTCCTCCATCTTATAAAATTATTGTGAACAAAAATGAATTGGAAGAAGAAAAAGAATGGATAAAAAATATAAAAAAAGATTTTTATATATCAGAATGTGTCAATATATTAGGTGATTTTAACGAAAACCCATAA
- the surE gene encoding 5'/3'-nucleotidase SurE, giving the protein MNNKPIILVTNDDGIRAPGIRALVHIMNSLGEVYVVAPNKPQSGVGHAITMDSVLYCDSIKIDKGKQKEWECSGTPVDCVKLAINNILPRKPDICVSGINHGSNSSINIIYSGTLSAVIEASIEGIPSVGFSLLDFDWNADFEASKKYVYKIVKKIIYNPIPKKIMSLNVNIPKLKKGQIKGIKICRQAESKWKESFEKRYNPKGRTYYWLLGDFINYDENVDTDEWALKNGYVSIVPIQFDLTNYSILNILKKYKIFLLFICIHVLF; this is encoded by the coding sequence ATGAACAATAAACCAATTATTTTAGTTACAAATGATGATGGAATTAGAGCACCAGGAATTAGAGCACTTGTACATATTATGAATTCTTTAGGAGAAGTATATGTAGTAGCGCCAAATAAACCACAATCTGGAGTAGGACATGCAATAACTATGGATTCTGTATTATATTGTGATTCTATAAAAATAGATAAAGGAAAACAAAAAGAATGGGAATGTTCAGGTACTCCAGTAGATTGTGTAAAATTAGCTATTAATAACATTCTTCCAAGAAAACCTGATATTTGTGTATCTGGAATAAATCATGGATCAAATTCTTCTATAAATATTATATATTCAGGAACTCTTTCTGCTGTTATAGAAGCTAGTATAGAAGGAATTCCATCAGTTGGTTTTTCTCTTCTAGATTTTGATTGGAATGCTGATTTTGAAGCTTCAAAAAAATATGTATATAAAATTGTAAAAAAAATAATTTATAATCCTATTCCAAAAAAAATAATGAGTCTCAATGTTAATATTCCTAAACTAAAAAAAGGACAAATAAAAGGAATTAAAATATGTAGACAAGCAGAATCTAAATGGAAAGAAAGCTTTGAAAAACGTTATAATCCAAAAGGAAGAACTTATTATTGGTTATTAGGAGATTTTATTAATTATGATGAAAATGTAGATACTGATGAATGGGCATTAAAAAATGGATATGTATCTATAGTTCCTATTCAATTTGATTTAACAAATTATTCCATACTAAATATTTTAAAAAAATATAAGATTTTTTTATTATTTATTTGTATACATGTTTTATTTTAA
- the gyrA gene encoding DNA gyrase subunit A — protein MSESEGEKLIPINIEDEMKSSYIDYSMSVIVSRALPDVRDGLKPVHRRVLYGMYQLGIISNSSYKKSARIVGEVLGKYHPHGDVSVYDTMVRMAQKWTIRYPLVDGQGNFGSLDADPPAAMRYTEVRMKKISEEMLLDIKKETVDMQLNFDDSLKEPKVLPTRIPNLIINGTSGIAVGMATNIPPHNLKETINAICAYIDNDNNLSIEQIIKYIKAPDFPTGGIIYGYDGVKKAFHTGRGRIVLRAKVHLEDLQGRQCIIVDEIPYQVNKSDMIAKTVLLMKEGKMEGIYQIRDESDRNGLRIVYILKQNVNTNIILNKLFQYTPLQTYFNVNNIALVNGKPVQLNIKNLIQYFVDHRHDVIIRRTKYELKKCKYRVHILMGFLKILDHLNIMIQLIKGAHNHNDACNKLIKKFEISEDQSKSILDMRLQNLTSLERNKLKKEYEKLIKKIDILKNILIKYSVRTQIIKEELLDIKNKYQDIRRTKIDYYGNKVNIEDLIEDEQVVLTISHAGYIKRTSLSEYKRQGRGGIGNRGATARESDFFKHLLIATNHQYLLLFTEKGKCFWLRVYEIPEGSKISKGRAIQNIIHLQHDDKVNAYILTRDLSNKNYIKGHYVMMVTQKGIIKKTSLENYSRPRKHGINAIIIRKEDSLLEAILTKGDSHVFIALKSGRIIRFSEKKVRSTGRTSYGVIGINFTKDMVIGMICVESKEKGYLLVVSEKGFGKRSNIKDYRITNRGGKGIKTIHITKKTGSLISIKHVTDQDDLMIIKKSGIMIRISISDIRVMGRATQGVRLINLKENDAIADVAKVYKPIMGFR, from the coding sequence ATGAGTGAAAGTGAAGGAGAGAAATTGATTCCTATAAATATTGAAGATGAAATGAAATCATCTTACATAGACTATTCTATGTCTGTAATTGTATCTAGAGCACTTCCTGATGTTAGAGACGGATTAAAACCTGTACATAGAAGAGTTCTTTATGGAATGTATCAATTGGGTATTATTTCTAATAGTTCTTATAAAAAATCAGCTCGTATTGTTGGAGAAGTATTAGGAAAATATCATCCACATGGAGATGTTTCTGTTTATGATACTATGGTCCGTATGGCTCAAAAATGGACTATTCGTTATCCTTTAGTAGATGGTCAGGGAAACTTTGGTTCATTAGATGCGGATCCACCTGCAGCTATGCGTTACACAGAAGTAAGAATGAAAAAAATTTCTGAAGAAATGTTGTTGGATATTAAAAAAGAAACGGTAGATATGCAATTAAATTTTGATGATTCTTTAAAAGAACCAAAAGTTTTACCTACACGTATTCCTAATCTTATAATTAATGGAACTTCAGGTATAGCAGTTGGAATGGCTACTAATATTCCTCCTCATAATCTTAAAGAAACAATAAACGCTATTTGTGCTTATATTGATAATGATAATAATTTATCTATAGAACAGATAATAAAATATATAAAAGCTCCAGATTTTCCAACAGGTGGAATAATTTATGGATATGATGGAGTAAAAAAAGCTTTTCATACTGGAAGAGGACGTATTGTTTTACGTGCAAAAGTTCATTTAGAAGATCTTCAAGGAAGACAATGTATTATAGTAGATGAAATTCCCTATCAAGTAAATAAATCTGATATGATAGCTAAAACTGTTCTCTTAATGAAAGAAGGAAAAATGGAAGGTATTTATCAAATTCGTGATGAATCAGATAGAAATGGATTACGTATTGTCTATATACTTAAGCAAAATGTAAATACTAATATTATATTAAATAAATTATTTCAATACACACCTTTACAAACTTATTTTAATGTAAATAATATAGCATTAGTTAATGGAAAACCTGTTCAATTAAATATAAAAAATCTTATTCAATATTTTGTAGATCATAGACATGATGTTATTATTCGTCGTACTAAATACGAATTAAAAAAATGTAAATATCGTGTTCATATTTTAATGGGATTTTTGAAAATATTAGATCATTTGAATATAATGATTCAATTAATTAAAGGAGCACATAATCATAATGATGCTTGTAATAAATTAATTAAAAAATTTGAAATATCTGAAGATCAATCTAAATCTATTTTAGATATGCGTTTACAAAATTTAACTTCTTTAGAACGAAATAAATTGAAAAAAGAATATGAAAAATTAATCAAAAAAATAGATATATTAAAAAATATATTAATTAAATATTCTGTAAGAACTCAAATTATCAAGGAAGAACTTTTAGATATTAAAAATAAATATCAAGATATACGTCGTACTAAGATTGATTATTATGGAAATAAAGTAAACATAGAAGATTTAATTGAAGATGAACAAGTAGTACTTACTATTTCTCATGCAGGATATATTAAAAGAACATCTTTATCAGAATATAAAAGACAAGGAAGAGGAGGTATAGGAAATAGAGGTGCTACAGCTAGAGAATCAGATTTTTTCAAACATTTACTCATAGCTACTAATCATCAATATTTACTTTTATTTACAGAAAAAGGAAAATGTTTTTGGTTAAGAGTATACGAAATTCCAGAAGGATCCAAAATATCTAAAGGAAGAGCTATACAAAATATTATTCATCTTCAACATGATGATAAAGTTAATGCTTATATTTTAACTAGAGATCTTTCTAATAAAAATTATATTAAAGGTCATTATGTTATGATGGTCACTCAAAAAGGTATAATTAAGAAAACATCTTTAGAAAATTATTCTAGACCTAGAAAACATGGTATTAATGCTATTATTATTCGTAAAGAAGATTCTTTATTAGAGGCTATTTTAACTAAAGGAGATAGTCATGTTTTCATTGCTTTAAAAAGTGGAAGAATAATTCGTTTTTCAGAAAAAAAAGTTCGTTCCACTGGAAGAACTTCTTATGGAGTTATAGGTATTAATTTTACTAAAGATATGGTTATTGGTATGATATGTGTAGAAAGTAAAGAAAAAGGATATTTATTAGTAGTTTCTGAAAAAGGATTCGGTAAAAGATCTAATATAAAAGATTATCGTATAACTAATCGTGGAGGAAAAGGAATAAAAACAATACACATTACTAAAAAAACAGGGAGTTTAATTTCTATAAAACATGTAACGGATCAAGATGATTTAATGATTATTAAAAAATCTGGAATTATGATACGCATATCTATATCTGATATACGAGTAATGGGTAGAGCTACTCAAGGAGTGAGATTAATTAATTTAAAAGAGAATGATGCTATAGCTGATGTAGCAAAAGTTTATAAACCTATTATGGGTTTTCGTTAA
- the purB gene encoding adenylosuccinate lyase gives MKKYKNPLVERYSSKEMLYNFSPEKKFFTWRKLWYYLAKIQKKLGLNISEDQIQDLKNHLYDIDWEKVSFYEKKFRHDVMAHLYAFGEKAYKAKPIIHLGATSAFLGDNTDIILIRDGLEILLKKLINVIFRLRNFTLEYHNLPTLAFTHYQPAQLTTVGKRSALWIQSILLDLEELEFRLKNIHFRGVKGTVGSADSFKKLFNGDLEKIKYLEKKLSNKFGFKNVFPITGQTYDRKIDSQILNLLSNISQTSHKFSNDLRLLQNLKEMEEPFENDQIGSSAMAYKRNPIRSERIASLAKYVISLSNSSAIVSATQWLERTLDDSANRRLVIGQSFLAVDSILLIWNNILENILVYPKIINKHIKEELPFLITEHIIIECVKNGADRQQIHERIRIHSMKTNSKIKLEGKENDFVKRILCDNQIPIHEEKMNEILNPKNFIGFSSEQTIEFINKKVNPVLNKFYNLIDSNQPNIDI, from the coding sequence GTGAAAAAATATAAAAATCCTTTAGTAGAACGATATAGTAGTAAAGAAATGCTATACAATTTTTCTCCAGAAAAAAAATTTTTTACTTGGAGAAAATTATGGTACTATTTAGCAAAAATTCAAAAAAAATTAGGATTAAATATTAGCGAAGATCAAATACAAGATTTAAAGAATCATTTATATGATATTGATTGGGAAAAAGTTTCTTTTTACGAAAAAAAATTCCGTCATGATGTCATGGCTCATTTATATGCTTTTGGAGAAAAAGCTTATAAAGCTAAACCTATTATTCATTTAGGAGCTACTAGTGCTTTTTTAGGAGATAATACAGATATTATTTTAATACGTGATGGATTAGAAATTTTATTAAAAAAACTAATTAATGTAATTTTTCGTCTTAGAAATTTTACCTTAGAATATCATAATCTTCCTACTTTAGCCTTTACTCATTATCAACCAGCTCAACTTACTACTGTAGGGAAACGTTCTGCTTTATGGATACAAAGTATTCTTCTAGATCTAGAAGAATTAGAATTTAGATTAAAAAATATTCATTTCAGAGGAGTAAAAGGAACTGTAGGTTCTGCAGATAGTTTTAAAAAATTATTTAATGGAGACTTAGAAAAAATAAAATATTTAGAAAAAAAACTATCTAATAAATTTGGATTTAAAAATGTTTTTCCAATAACAGGACAAACTTATGATAGAAAAATAGATTCACAAATATTAAATTTATTATCTAATATTTCTCAAACTTCTCACAAATTTAGCAATGATTTACGTTTACTGCAAAACTTAAAAGAAATGGAAGAACCTTTTGAAAATGATCAAATTGGATCTAGTGCAATGGCTTATAAACGTAATCCAATACGTAGCGAACGTATTGCTTCTTTAGCAAAATATGTTATTTCTTTATCTAATAGTTCAGCTATAGTTTCTGCTACTCAATGGTTAGAAAGAACTTTAGATGATTCTGCAAACAGAAGATTGGTTATAGGACAATCATTTTTGGCAGTAGATTCTATTCTACTGATTTGGAATAATATATTAGAAAATATTTTAGTATACCCTAAAATCATTAATAAACATATAAAAGAAGAACTTCCATTTTTAATAACTGAACACATCATTATAGAATGTGTAAAAAATGGAGCAGATAGACAACAAATTCATGAAAGAATACGAATTCATTCCATGAAAACAAATTCTAAAATAAAATTAGAAGGAAAAGAAAATGATTTCGTAAAACGTATATTGTGTGATAATCAAATACCAATTCATGAAGAAAAAATGAATGAAATACTTAATCCTAAAAATTTTATAGGATTTTCTTCAGAACAAACTATAGAATTTATTAATAAAAAAGTTAATCCTGTATTAAATAAATTTTATAATTTAATTGATTCTAATCAACCTAATATAGATATATAG
- the ruvB gene encoding Holliday junction branch migration DNA helicase RuvB, which translates to MSYFLEKSLNPKKIQDFVGQCDILENLKIFIQAAKKRNEALDHILFHGPPGLGKTTLSYIVAHELCVNITVTSGSILDKPGDLAGLLIHLKLNDVIFIDEIHRLSPIVEEYLYSAMENYKIDIIIDSGSNAKSVQIDLLPFTLIGATTRYGLITSPMRSRFGINFRLNYYKKKFLKNIITQNAILLNIPITEEASYEIANRSRGTPRIANSLLRRIRDFAQIKGNGIIDINICNLALQALNVDKHGLNEMDNRILLYIIDHFKGGPVGINTIATAVSENSETIEEVYEPFLIQEGYLIRTPRGRIVTNLAYQHLKK; encoded by the coding sequence GTGTCATATTTTTTAGAAAAATCTTTAAATCCAAAAAAAATTCAGGATTTTGTTGGACAATGTGATATTTTAGAAAACTTAAAAATTTTTATACAAGCAGCTAAAAAAAGAAATGAAGCTTTGGATCATATATTATTTCATGGACCTCCAGGATTAGGAAAAACTACATTATCTTATATTGTAGCTCATGAATTATGTGTTAATATTACTGTAACTTCAGGATCTATTTTAGATAAACCTGGAGATCTAGCTGGATTACTTATTCATCTGAAACTGAACGATGTCATTTTTATAGATGAAATACATCGTTTATCTCCAATAGTTGAAGAATATTTATATTCAGCTATGGAAAACTATAAAATAGATATTATTATAGATTCTGGATCTAATGCAAAATCTGTACAAATTGATTTATTACCTTTTACTTTAATAGGAGCAACTACAAGATATGGATTAATTACGTCTCCTATGCGTTCTAGATTTGGTATTAATTTTCGTCTTAATTATTATAAAAAAAAATTTTTAAAAAATATTATCACACAAAATGCTATATTATTAAATATACCTATCACAGAAGAAGCATCATATGAAATAGCTAATAGAAGTCGTGGTACTCCACGTATAGCAAATAGTTTGCTTCGTAGAATTCGTGATTTTGCACAAATAAAAGGAAATGGAATTATTGATATAAATATTTGTAATTTAGCTTTACAAGCTCTTAATGTAGATAAACATGGATTAAATGAAATGGATAATAGAATTTTATTATATATTATAGATCATTTTAAAGGAGGTCCGGTAGGTATAAATACTATAGCAACAGCAGTAAGTGAAAATTCAGAAACAATAGAAGAAGTTTATGAACCTTTTCTTATACAAGAGGGGTACTTAATAAGGACTCCTAGAGGAAGAATAGTTACAAATTTGGCATATCAACATTTAAAAAAATAA
- a CDS encoding adenylosuccinate synthase, whose product MPSNVIVGLQWGDEGKGKITDLFSKNSDYVIRYQGGNNSGHSIHIKNNYFILHLIPSGVIYPYVKCIIGPGVVIDPKYLIQEIKNLKLMDINTSKVFISKRAHITMPYHRLLDQYQEEFLEDQSIGTTHRGIGPTYEDKIARIGIQVLDFLNPKNFYKKLKFNIDLKNKIITKIYKKTAISFDTIYQEYIEYAKYISDRIIDAVYDIHNAFKNKKKILFEGAQAMLLDINYGTYPYVSTSSASTGGVCVGSGIPPSFLTNFIGIAKAYCTRVGYGPFPTEIVENEVGNLIRKKGNEYGTTTKRPRRCGWLDLIALKYSCMINGINYLIITKLDVLSQLKIIKICVKYRFYGKIIQYFPAKIEKDIECIYIDFPGWEEDISHICEYEDLPKNCKKYVKFIEEYLKLKILLISVGSERNQNIIKNKSSFLKIFS is encoded by the coding sequence ATGCCTTCAAATGTTATTGTTGGTCTCCAATGGGGTGACGAGGGAAAAGGAAAAATTACAGATTTATTTTCTAAAAATTCAGATTATGTAATACGATATCAAGGAGGAAATAATTCAGGTCATTCAATTCATATTAAAAATAATTATTTTATTCTTCATTTAATTCCTTCTGGAGTAATTTATCCTTATGTTAAATGTATTATTGGTCCTGGAGTCGTTATTGACCCTAAATATTTGATTCAAGAAATAAAAAATTTGAAATTAATGGATATTAATACTTCTAAAGTTTTTATTTCTAAAAGAGCACATATTACTATGCCTTATCATCGTTTATTAGATCAATATCAAGAGGAATTTTTAGAAGATCAATCTATAGGAACTACACATCGTGGAATAGGTCCTACTTATGAAGATAAAATAGCTCGTATAGGAATCCAAGTATTAGATTTTTTAAATCCAAAAAATTTTTATAAAAAATTAAAATTTAATATAGATTTAAAAAATAAAATTATTACAAAAATTTATAAAAAAACGGCTATATCTTTTGATACCATTTATCAAGAGTATATAGAATATGCAAAATATATTTCTGATCGTATTATAGATGCAGTTTATGATATACATAATGCTTTTAAAAATAAAAAAAAAATTTTATTTGAAGGTGCTCAAGCTATGTTATTAGATATTAATTATGGAACATATCCATATGTAAGTACTTCTTCCGCTTCTACAGGAGGTGTATGTGTTGGTTCTGGAATACCTCCTAGTTTTTTAACTAATTTTATAGGAATAGCAAAAGCATATTGTACACGTGTAGGATATGGACCATTTCCTACAGAAATTGTAGAAAATGAAGTTGGAAATTTAATACGTAAAAAAGGAAATGAATATGGAACAACTACAAAACGTCCAAGACGATGTGGATGGTTAGATTTGATTGCTCTTAAATATTCTTGTATGATTAATGGTATTAATTATTTAATAATAACCAAACTTGATGTTTTAAGTCAATTAAAAATTATTAAAATATGTGTAAAATATAGATTTTATGGAAAAATTATTCAATATTTTCCAGCAAAAATAGAAAAAGATATAGAATGTATTTATATAGATTTTCCTGGTTGGGAAGAAGACATATCACATATTTGTGAATATGAAGATTTACCTAAAAATTGTAAAAAATATGTTAAATTTATTGAAGAGTATTTAAAATTAAAAATTTTATTAATTTCTGTAGGATCTGAAAGAAATCAAAATATCATTAAAAATAAATCTTCATTTTTAAAAATTTTTTCTTAA